In a genomic window of Quercus lobata isolate SW786 chromosome 4, ValleyOak3.0 Primary Assembly, whole genome shotgun sequence:
- the LOC115986844 gene encoding uncharacterized protein LOC115986844 codes for MIKKWNCFRKKSKKSTAEIVPHDVILNNGITTTTTGTTACTAAAAVVSTKSSTVRLYGSPTSVPAAYIRFALLHKGVSVRFVPSDTPNFGSDAPVLQIGSETVSGSLETVLRYIDARFPHPPLGVRSCDEEDEEEEETTPLVVRAIALQHKSMTWHVERLVRWVEDLATRGGKGSVDPTVGSPRMEMKKLARSYSELLEVLLEHAQMEERVVFPILEKADRGICKAANEEHARDLPIMNGIKEGIKSIGVMDSGSPDYQEALSNLSTRLKSLQENSKQHFMEEDKDLLPFMEAVELNKEQQKRVLEQCLDVMQGTHSHLFNFLLEGLLPCEAMQYLDLFISCNDREQTASTLKLIID; via the exons ATGATAAAAAAGTGGAATTGCTTTCGTAAAAAGTCTAAGAAATCGACGGCCGAGATTGTCCCCCATGACGTCATCCTCAACAACggcatcaccaccaccaccaccggtaCTACCGCCTGTACCGCCGCCGCCGCTGTCGTCTCCACCAAATCTTCGACCGTCCGATTATACGGCTCACCGACCAGCGTCCCCGCCGCCTACATCCGATTCGCCCTCCTCCACAAGGGCGTCTCGGTCCGGTTCGTCCCCTCCGACACGCCGAATTTCGGGTCCGACGCGCCGGTTCTCCAAATCGGGTCCGAGACCGTGTCGGGCTCACTCGAAACGGTTCTGCGTTACATTGACGCGCGGTTTCCGCACCCGCCTCTGGGGGTGAGGAGCTGCGACGAGGAGGacgaggaggaggaggaaacGACGCCGTTGGTGGTGAGGGCGATTGCGCTGCAGCACAAGAGCATGACGTGGCACGTGGAGAGGCTGGTGAGGTGGGTGGAGGATCTGGCGACGCGTGGAGGGAAGGGGAGTGTGGATCCGACGGTGGGGAGCCCGCGCATGGAGATGAAGAAGCTCGCGAGGAGCTACTCGGAGCTGCTGGAAGTGTTGTTGGAGCACGCTCAGATGGAGGAGAGAGTCGTGTTTCCGATCTTGGAGAAGGCTGATCGAG GAATATGTAAAGCTGCAAACGAGGAACATGCAAGGGACCTACCCATCATGAATGGTATCAAAGAAGGCATTAAATCTATTGGAGTTATGGACTCAGGGAGCCCTGACTACCAAGAGGCTCTCTCCAACCTTTCCACTAGGCTTAAATCATTGCAG GAGAATTCTAAACAGCACTTCATGGAGGAGGACAAAGATTTACTACCTTTCATGGAGGCAGTGGAGCTCAACAAGGAGCAGCAGAAGAGGGTATTGGAGCAGTGTTTGGATGTCATGCAAGGGACTCACTCacatttgtttaattttcttcttgaaGGTCTCCTCCCTTGCGAAGCAATGCAATACTTGGACTTGTTCATTAGCTGCAATGACAGAGAACAAACAGCCTCCACGCTAAAATTGATAATTGATTAA